ATGGCTGGCATAGAATGGCCTGGTATTATTTTTAACTGATGTCCATGCAGAATCAACAGAAAACTTAAATTAGACTCTAGGAAGTATTTGAAGTGCCAAGAACAGACAAATCACAAACAATCACTGAGTACTAACGTCTTAATTGGTAcaattaaaagacaaaagacaaaaaattaacaacaaaatcTATTGGAAGAAAGATTAAAGATCATGACATTACAATGACTTCAATACATCATCAACAtcaataataattgaaaataatgtaaagaaataataatattaacatgAGTAGCAGGTATATAATTATGTAAAAGTTATGTAGGTGtgaaattgtaaataaataaataaatattgaaacaAGGGAACCAGATGCAAATGAAaaccaaacaataacaaattccTGGTATTACAAATATTTGAAAACAAACTCATGCTCTctacaaaacaaaataggaTGCACAAGTGAATAAGAATGATATGTATTAAGCATGTTTAAAAACACTATTGTAAGAAAGGGCTGTCACTAGGGGGCAGGGGAGCTGTCTAAGATGAGCATACATCAACATAAGCCCTTGATGCTTTCAGATCTAACAGAAGTCTCGTACCGTCATTGTTTCATCCCAACCAATAATTACACCTCTGTAATTCCAAAGCTTGTGTCGAATGACTTGACCGACATAGAATTTAATGTGTTTGGGCCTGGGAGTACGTGGCACTGTTGACATGCCAAAGTAACCATTCTTTGCTTGAAACTTTATCACTTCTTCAGCAGGGCATTCTCCATCGTCATCTTCCAATAGCAATCTTAATGAGCTTATCCAGTTGACAATCTTCTCTGGCCATTTCTGCCATTCAAACATGCTGCCACTAAATATGGTGAATGACTCTGAAATCCTATTTGGAGAATGGAGTAATTTCAACTATGGTAGTATTAGGTCCGCTTGCAATGGCTTTGCTACACATAACTGTGGACAAGTCACTCCACAAGAAAGCATAGATTAATCTCTTACCCCTTACTCACTTTCTCCCTTCCCTAGCATGTCAGACCATTTAACTGGTCAATGGCAAAAGCCCTAGAGCAAAAAGGTTCACACCATGATTGCCTACTCAACAGCTAATTGTCCTCTTAAACACTTTCACTTCTAAAGAGTACAGATTTTACTAAATATTGATATGTCTAATGCCACACACGTTTCCTTGTCATGGGCAAAACATTCAGGGGTTTCTCATTTCCAGAAAAAGTTCAAGAAAATGTAGTAATTTGATGGAGATTATTCACCAATTCTACACTCACTGGTTGCCATTTTTCTTCTAAAGGATTGAATGAACTCAGTGTACAGTTAACAAACTTATCAGTCATTAATGTCCCACAACTGAGCGGGCGAGAGGTGTGGAGGTTACCTCTcagatgacatcaaagactgttttgcattttaagttttagtccccatttacacgagcaattttacCTTGACAAGTTTACATACTTGTCAATTTTTATTGCTTGTGTAGATGATCAACAAGTTTtcctttacaattttccatTGACAAGATTTCCTTGTTCATGTAGATGAtcagcaagttttccttgacaagtttcgGTTATGCCCGCAATGCCTTGCAGTCAGTGGAGTACTTACGAAAAGTTGGTCCCAGTCTAGTGTCaagcgaaaaacaaaatggctccCGTCAAAACAAGAGACTGGGCactaaaaatcaataatatccctgtcacattttccttgttgtccgtctacacgagcaaatttctgacttgacaatttttccttgtcaaggagaGGCTAGCACGCCAGAtgccagattttccttgtcaaggaaaaattgctcgtgtaaatggggcttcaAAAGAATTTCACAATGCAAAGCAGGTTGTGGCATGATGATCTCAGGAACAGTCCCAGGCCTCACACTCATTGTAGCTCCGCCATGCCACAACCTCTGGTTTTGGTATTGTGAAATGAAGTGAAAAtagtataatattattgttacagGTGAATACATGTTGATTTATCtcacaaagaaaaatatttaaggtTAGGGTCAGGAGCAGTTTAAATTCATTATGCTTGTACAATGCTCCAGTTACAACTGTATGGTATTAAACAGAGATCAAGACTATAATATCTGTTTTATGTAGAGTCTGCAAATTGCCTGGGAAGCAAAAGCAATTTTGGGCAGCTTGGATCAGTTATGTGCACCTCAACACAGGTAGCGGAAATTTAGAGCAAATCGGAACAAATACCTCTGAGTTCCCTTCCTCTTCTCAAAATTTTGTGGTAGAATCGAACGAGACTGACTTTTCCAAGGGTAATGATAAATTGTGCACTAGGGTGGAGAATTAAGCAATTTCTTTCTGTGGGACTGGGGGTGGGGAATTTACAGCAAAgcatcaaagttaaaaaaaaaatgcacatCTTTAGGCCACTTCTGAGAATTAAAGTAGCCATGAGACCACCCAGAGAGCGTGGCTTTGCCATTGAATAGATTTTAATCAATTCACACTGTACCTTTTTCACGGGTCAGCAACATCAAGCAGTTCTGCAGTACTCAAAGGGGGGCTCAGGAAAAATGTGTACAAACCACAATTTGTACATGTGTACATGTCGATGATACACGTAGCTATCAAGAAGATAATATAAAACTAACTGCATGGAGTCTTTTCAAACACTTACTGTTTAATTAGCTCAGCCCTCTCGTTCGTAGATGGAGAAGTCCACTGGCAGATCAAATACTGCAGTGGCACTGctaaaagcaaaagaagaaATTGGAGCCCGCGAGGCATTATTGCAGTTTCAATAAATGCTCAGTACTTCCCCAGACTCTTCCAGTTGCTAAGACATTTTGCCTCGCTGTTTAATAGGGAAACGTGTCGAAACGTGAAGCAGTTGACAACCGTCCTCTTATAATGCCCTGCCTgcaaaattctttgttttcaacgAATGGATAACCTCCACGACTGCAAACATCCAAGGGGAATCGTTCTCGTCACCAGACTTCGAATGGGCAGAAATTTGCATGAGCCTGCATTACATCCGTTCCAACATGGGGAAAAGGAAGAAGAACTCtagaaaaggaaagagaaattcTCGGGGAAGCGAAGACATTAATGACGAAAATGGCGACGGAGGTGACTCAGTTATGctatattttaaatttcctcTATACTTCTCAACAATTTTTCTATGTGAAAGGTTATCGTACTTGACGCGGACTGCATGCGGACTagacatgaaatgaaagttgagAAGGGGCCTTGCCATTTAAGTTTAATATCGATGTTGTGGTTTaagttttttttggtttaagATTCTTCAAACCAGtccaattttgatttttctttctctaatagcattatcataatctgaaacaaaggacaatcaaattgaactggtttaaataattttgaaccaggaaaaaaattgaaccacgAAATCGACACCCCACCAATGGATTAGGTTTAGTTACCACAAATTTAACCCTCCCAAAAAGAAGATCAAAGTGCCAAAACGATACCCTCACCCCCCACCAATTATTTCTTGGAAGTAAGCCATGTTTTCCTCTTCCCTTAAAAAATGTAGGGACGGTTTTTGCCATAACCCTCAGAAAGAACCACTAGATCGAAGGGTGGGGATTGGCTCTCTACCCCTCAGAAACTTATGTCATCCACATGGGAAGGGGGAGTGGGAGTGTGGGTGGATATTAAATGGAATGGCCCAAGATAAGGGCTGTTGCTTGTAAGGCAGAGAAAAACAGCCCTGAAATCCATGACCACGCAGTTGTGGTACACTTGCTCTACCATGTACTACTGTATCAGGCTAATGCTTGCAAGTTGCTTATCAAACTTTCAGAATCTTTCCAACTTTCAAGTTGCAATTGGTTAGCTACCATAAATATATATAGGGGGCAATACATGTAATTCATTACAGGATGCATGACCACATTCAAGACCAGTGGAAGTACTGGCTCATTTGGCTCGGCAGTCGATGAAAGAATG
Above is a window of Montipora capricornis isolate CH-2021 chromosome 6, ASM3666992v2, whole genome shotgun sequence DNA encoding:
- the LOC138052429 gene encoding F-box only protein 21-like; protein product: MPRGLQFLLLLLAVPLQYLICQWTSPSTNERAELIKQISESFTIFSGSMFEWQKWPEKIVNWISSLRLLLEDDDGECPAEEVIKFQAKNGYFGMSTVPRTPRPKHIKFYVGQVIRHKLWNYRGVIIGWDETMTASEQWRQTNHQDKKHRHEMPNYAILVDARDRTGNQITYVPEENLEIITSTKIVHQILEEYFNEFDGSRYLPRPWLTKVYPHG